In a single window of the Rhodamnia argentea isolate NSW1041297 chromosome 2, ASM2092103v1, whole genome shotgun sequence genome:
- the LOC115755652 gene encoding uncharacterized protein LOC115755652, with amino-acid sequence MAPRLFACFGSSLRREKHATVDVSTEEQRRGGTVLVELFSSQGCATSPEAEMLISRLGRGDFELEAPVIVLAHHVDYWDYVGWKDPFGSSQSTVRQKAYVEALRLDTMFTPQVVVQGRAQCMGTDQEGLLSAITSAPRFPAPTFQATFQRPSPETLQVSLSGALRSKVDGDGVNVMVALYESGLVTDITKGENKDRVLSNDFVVRRLEKLCSVKDVSAKKTVSGTVSFPLWEGFNGSKCGIAVFLQNSGHQIFGSQNISFPPNV; translated from the exons ATGGCGCCCCGTCTCTTCGCCTGCTTCGGCTCGTccttgaggagagagaagcacGCGACCGTGGACGTGTCGACCGAGGAGCAGAGGAGGGGAGGCACCGTGCTGGTGGAGCTGTTCTCGTCGCAGGGCTGCGCCACCTCGCCGGAGGCGGAGATGCTGATATCGAGGCTCGGGAGAGGGGACTTCGAGCTGGAGGCGCCGGTGATCGTGCTGGCCCACCACGTGGATTACTGGGACTACGTGGGTTGGAAGGACCCGTTCGGGTCCAGCCAGAGCACGGTCCGGCAGAAGGCGTACGTGGAGGCGCTGCGGCTGGATACGATGTTCACGCCGCAGGTGGTGGTCCAGGGGCGGGCACAGTGCATGGGGACGGATCAGGAGGGTTTGCTCTCCGCCATCACCTCCGCACCTCGATTCCCTGCTCCCACGTTTCAG GCAACGTTCCAGAGGCCATCGCCGGAGACCTTGCAAGTCTCCCTTTCCGGAGCACTGAGGAGCAAAGTGGACGGCGACGGTGTGAACGTCATGGTGGCGCTCTACGAGAGCGGGCTGGTCACAGACATCACCAAGGGCGAGAACAAGGACCGAGTCCTCTCAAACGACTTTGTCGTCCGGAGGCTGGAGAAGCTCTGCTCCGTCAAGGACGTGTCGGCGAAGAAGACGGTCTCCGGGACCGTGAGTTTCCCTTTGTGGGAGGGCTTCAACGGCAGCAAGTGCGGCATCGCGGTCTTCCTCCAGAATAGTGGTCATCAGATTTTTGGGTCGCAGAATATTTCGTTCCCGCCCaatgtatga
- the LOC115755659 gene encoding dynein light chain 2, cytoplasmic-like, whose translation MLEGKAVIGETDMLEGMQRYALDVASKALDHYDVTEATDIARLIKQEFDRTYGPGWQCIVGTDFGSFVTHRFGCFIYFCIGSLAILLFRGSAGAEPPDANQFMTSLESIKA comes from the exons ATGCTTGAAGGGAAAGCGGTGATCGGCGAGACGGACATGCTCGAGGGCATGCAGCGATACGCGCTCGATGTAGCTTCCAAGGCTCTCGACCACTACGACGTCACGGAAGCCACCGACATCGCCCGTCTCATCAAGCAG GAGTTTGACAGGACGTACGGGCCGGGATGGCAGTGCATAGTGGGGACGGACTTCGGGTCGTTCGTGACGCACCGGTTCGGGTGTTTCATCTACTTCTGCATCGGGAGCCTGGCGATCTTGTTGTTCAGGGGTTCTGCAGGAGCAGAGCCGCCCGATGCGAACCAGTTCATGACCAGCTTAGAAAGCATCAAAGCTTAG